The genome window CCTCTGCATCTACCTCTTCCTCTGCATCTACCTCTTCCTCTGCATCTACCTCTTCCTCTGCATCTACCTCTTCCTCTGCATCTACCTCTTCCTCTGCATCTACCTCTTCCTCTGCATCTACCTCTTCCTCTGCATCTACTTCATTATCACGACCACGTTTCCTCCTTGAGGCTCGATCGAGCAAGTATGAATACTGTAAGAGTGATTGGTCGTGTCGAGTTGAAGACAAAGTTGGCAAAAGCTTTTCACGCTGAACCAACATAGCTGTTTTTTTATCccataattttttagaCATAACATGAGGGTTTGTGTTTTTTGCAACGTTAATAAATCGCCGAATAAGTatggaaatatttttatttttgtaatctttaaatattaagacagattcaaatatttcatcatttaaacaatttgggcatttaataatgatttCAATTAttgaattaataattaaataaacaaattcttctgataaatttaaaagcAAAAACTTTTTGATTAAAACATAGACAATTCTTTGTACATATTGTACTGGTATATCATCATGTAATGATTGAATAAAAATcgataaatattttgacaatgtatttttattttttaaatgataaatcgtattttcaaaatacagaaaaaaattttcttcTATGATTTTATATCGTTGATAGATTCGacacaaaatatttaaaagtaatattttaatattattattattatttgatctatattttgtatatataatattaaatattttagatGCAAATGAATATGGATCAAATAATGAATCTATAAATAAGTAGTTAACATAATTAGATGCATATACATCTGTTTCATCATCcgataaatttttattattagaaaGTTCATCCATaattttctctttttttagatgcaacctttttatttttgcttTTGTCATTTTTTGATGTGTTTGATTACTTATAGATTTTAATtcatcaatatttttatttttattttctatatctttatttatttttattgaaaattCTTTAATATCATATTTTCCTAATAATGCATATGCAACAcattttactatttttatatttttgtaaaatattcCTTCcgatattatatttatatttttttttttttgagtataaatatttttttttatcatttcgATAAGTATACTACATGCAAAATTATTCATagattcatttattttgatatttttaaaatatacaaaattatttatattagatgaatattttttttttataatttttctttgaCTATTTTCAGCAAAAGCTTCATGTAATAAATCtaaaacataattttttaatttttcatcttttgtttttttatttatatatataatcatgTTACTaacacatttatatatatatccttTTATTCTATGAATTGGGATATCactcatatatattaatatttgaatatattttacataatttatatatttttttatttgtttaaatgTTTTGACTATACTTAGTAATATACTTGGatataaattgtttttataatgaaTAACTAATTGgcaacataaaaaatataattcttcaacataatttatatcttctttatttttaatcattaaaaaatttatgtattCGTTTAATTCactatataataacaatgggtttttattatgttcTTCACGTTGATTTATTAATGTAATAACTTCTTCGGTTTGCTCATTTAATTTActtaatatttctttttttttattttctattatatttgtttgaaAAACTATTTCCTCTTCGTTTATAtcacaattattttttccttcgtttgataaatttattatattatccTGATTCTGTAAAGGGTTACATCTAGCAGACGAATCGGTATTTGCATCTGCATTGCAATTACGACTTTCTTGGTTTTCTAATTTATCTTCATCCTTATCTCCAATACTGCTGCTACTACTTCCAAAGTCTATGCTTATATCAGAATAATTCCCAATATCAGTTTCTGCTATTTCAggttcatttatatttacctcctttatatatttttcttcatgTTCACTATTGATTCCTTTTTGATTGATTAGACCCTTTTCTGCATCTacttttttcaaatttttttcatttttttttttgctaaAAAAGTGGCTTGTATGACATAAAAAGCTTAACTGACTGCATAAtaattcgttttttttcgaCGCGTTTAATAAAAGCATGCTATAATTAAAAAGGAATTTATCAAACTGCTCATAAAACTCAGTACTATACAGCTCCGCATTTTTATAGATGTTGTGTTGTAGATGGTTTAGAACCCGTTGTCTCTTTGTCTTTACATCATTCATATTTGAATTACGTTTCTATTtccaatattatatatgtataggGTCCAATGACTGTTTTCCTCCACTTCCGCTGCGTTTGAATTGGATGGTTAAGGAAATAACTTATATGAAAGATGAAAGTGTTGTTATTTTCTCATTTATTCGTTTATTGCTTAGTTCTTGTTTTTCGggttattttattttttgatctCCAACTCGTGTTCgtgtttttttgttttaatagCCACTTCaagaagaaatattttctgaattttttcaacaaatggctaaaatatttatttatttatatatttatacctTATAAAACAATTAGCTGATATTTTCAAGCATGTTTATCCCCATTGATGATTTTGTAcgcatataaaaaaatcctatttatcaaatatatacaaatagttttaaaaaaaaaattttaatatataaatataatttttttaatacatcttttttctttatttttttaatacatcttttttctttatttttttaatacatcttttttctttatttttttaatacatcttttttctttatttttttaatacatcttttttctttgttttttaatacatattttttcattattttttatgtataatttCTGTATTTTGCTAAAATAGTATcgatcatttttttctgaaaaaaaaaacaacgTTAAATTTAGGGCGGCACGCTTTatcctatttttttattttacaaaaaacaAGTTGGATCATATAAATCGGAAAAAATCCATGAATATATAGTTGTAGCtgttttattgtttttaatttttttcttttattattcgcatagattttaaataattcatttttattctccatttttgcatataatttaaaaaaataaaaatataaaataaaatgaaaacaaaaaatataatacaataGCAACAGTTAAAATGGCATATGcttatacaattttttttatttttgacaaaatttaataaatccATTTGGAGCCAGTTATAGTTTGCCTGATTCGagatatatacatttttattttaaacttggttctaataatatagatgatttataaaaaatatattttctatgaACATattgaagaaataaatactTGCATACAACTTCCAATTTTCGattct of Plasmodium berghei ANKA genome assembly, chromosome: 6 contains these proteins:
- a CDS encoding protein SDA1, putative, with translation MNDVKTKRQRVLNHLQHNIYKNAELYSTEFYEQFDKFLFNYSMLLLNASKKNELLCSQLSFLCHTSHFFSKKKNEKNLKKVDAEKGLINQKGINSEHEEKYIKEVNINEPEIAETDIGNYSDISIDFGSSSSSIGDKDEDKLENQESRNCNADANTDSSARCNPLQNQDNIINLSNEGKNNCDINEEEIVFQTNIIENKKKEILSKLNEQTEEVITLINQREEHNKNPLLLYSELNEYINFLMIKNKEDINYVEELYFLCCQLVIHYKNNLYPSILLSIVKTFKQIKKYINYVKYIQILIYMSDIPIHRIKGYIYKCVSNMIIYINKKTKDEKLKNYVLDLLHEAFAENSQRKIIKKKYSSNINNFVYFKNIKINESMNNFACSILIEMIKKNIYTQKKKNINIISEGIFYKNIKIVKCVAYALLGKYDIKEFSIKINKDIENKNKNIDELKSISNQTHQKMTKAKIKRLHLKKEKIMDELSNNKNLSDDETDVYASNYVNYLFIDSLFDPYSFASKIFNIIYTKYRSNNNNNIKILLLNILCRIYQRYKIIEENFFLYFENTIYHLKNKNTLSKYLSIFIQSLHDDIPVQYVQRIVYVLIKKFLLLNLSEEFVYLIINSIIEIIIKCPNCLNDEIFESVLIFKDYKNKNISILIRRFINVAKNTNPHVMSKKLWDKKTAMLVQREKLLPTLSSTRHDQSLLQYSYLLDRASRRKRGRDNEVDAEEEVDAEEEVDAEEEVDAEEEVDAEEEVDAEEEVDAEEEVDAEEEVDAEEEVDAEEEVDAEEEVDAEEEVDAEEEVDAEEEVDAEEEVDAEEEVDAEEEVDAEEEVDAEEEVDVKEEAEGGAKKGEINVNRKKARREKKIKNELMIQKKNEEILSEKILTDDDFKKLKKMKEYIENNKNIVLSELAEICNDEYDDDTESDSEKEKIITEDQLLYKKKLKKKEIIKIKNTNNGESRFKTNKEKEKKKSVMMLMQKLKKKKSAITQYGKLKKKLKGKLASRAKKRQIINKRIAKKLSRRKR